A window of the Isosphaera pallida ATCC 43644 genome harbors these coding sequences:
- a CDS encoding sialidase family protein: MFRKWRDSAAWLTLAWGAAGLLAAARADEPNAPVKRDLFANDAVYHNHASCVVECPNSDLLVAWYRGSGERDADDVEILAARLKKGQTTWGPVFPLIDTPGYPDCNPALLVGDDGSFWVFRPTILDHRWEGALLKFARADACPEGDAAPVWNREGVLHLTPVGLSEAIQASLDRLPEEIRAHPRLGGYLDEVDARRDDELYQRLGWMPRCRPVILSTGRWILPLYTDTYSVSLMAYSDDRGATWNTGRMIPGIFAIQPAVVERSDGSLVAYCRNAGAGRRILSATSNDGGVTWSEAIETTLPNPGAGVDAIRLASGKFVLVYNDTEIGRHSLAVALSNDEGRTWNPPRFLERQPPDQGAFHYPSILQTRDGQIHVLYTAGKAHRGETIRHAVFHESWLGSE, from the coding sequence ATGTTTAGAAAATGGAGGGATTCCGCGGCATGGTTGACCCTGGCATGGGGCGCGGCTGGATTACTCGCGGCGGCCCGGGCCGATGAACCGAACGCACCGGTCAAGCGCGACCTGTTCGCCAACGATGCCGTTTATCATAATCATGCGTCATGTGTGGTCGAATGTCCAAACAGCGATCTTTTGGTGGCGTGGTATCGGGGGTCGGGCGAGCGCGATGCTGACGATGTGGAAATCCTGGCGGCGCGGTTGAAGAAGGGGCAGACCACCTGGGGACCGGTTTTCCCTCTGATCGACACGCCGGGCTACCCCGATTGCAACCCCGCGTTGTTGGTGGGCGACGACGGCTCGTTTTGGGTCTTCCGGCCCACCATTCTGGATCACCGCTGGGAAGGGGCGTTGCTCAAGTTCGCCCGGGCCGACGCCTGCCCTGAGGGGGATGCCGCGCCGGTCTGGAACCGCGAGGGGGTCCTGCACCTCACCCCGGTCGGTCTGAGCGAGGCGATTCAGGCCAGCCTAGATCGGCTGCCCGAAGAGATTCGCGCCCATCCTCGGTTGGGCGGTTATCTCGACGAGGTGGACGCCCGCCGCGACGACGAGTTGTATCAGCGTCTGGGTTGGATGCCCCGCTGCCGTCCGGTCATTCTCTCGACGGGACGATGGATTTTGCCACTCTACACCGACACCTATTCGGTGTCGTTGATGGCCTATTCGGACGATCGCGGGGCCACCTGGAACACTGGGCGGATGATCCCGGGGATTTTCGCGATTCAGCCCGCGGTGGTGGAGCGTAGCGACGGCTCGCTGGTGGCCTACTGCCGCAACGCCGGGGCCGGTCGGCGGATTCTGTCGGCGACTTCCAACGACGGCGGCGTGACCTGGAGCGAAGCGATCGAGACGACCTTGCCCAACCCCGGCGCAGGGGTGGACGCGATTCGTCTGGCCTCGGGCAAGTTCGTCCTGGTTTACAACGACACCGAAATCGGCCGGCACTCGCTAGCCGTGGCGCTCTCCAACGACGAAGGCCGCACCTGGAACCCGCCTCGCTTCCTGGAACGTCAGCCTCCGGACCAGGGGGCGTTTCATTACCCCTCGATCCTGCAAACCCGCGACGGCCAAATTCACGTCCTCTACACCGCCGGCAAAGCCCACCGCGGCGAAACGATACGCCACGCCGTGTTTCATGAATCCTGGCTGGGTTCGGAGTGA